A part of Girardinichthys multiradiatus isolate DD_20200921_A chromosome 12, DD_fGirMul_XY1, whole genome shotgun sequence genomic DNA contains:
- the LOC124878108 gene encoding LOW QUALITY PROTEIN: solute carrier family 28 member 3-like (The sequence of the model RefSeq protein was modified relative to this genomic sequence to represent the inferred CDS: substituted 1 base at 1 genomic stop codon), with the protein MFCLFKMSTLQMFLSFTYAGSQFVFGDSYIVHFFAFRVHLLFLSSVISILYYLGFMPWLISKIGFIMQVFMGTPPAESMDAVGNIFLANTDAALLICPYIKELTVSDMHVVMAGGFANISGTILGAFISLGLRITWXMHMLTATLMSAPASLAIAKILWPEKEISKSNHELKLIKGENKYMVEAASQGASCAVGVVANIISNIIAFPGWVGCLTVHSSASRSSAPKSSCLWPS; encoded by the exons ATGTTTtgcttatttaaaatgtccacCTTGCAGATGTTTCTGTCATTCACATATGCTGGATCTCAGTTTGTGTTTGGGGATAGTTACATAGTCCACTTCTTTGCCTTCAGG GTACACTTGTTATTTTTGAGCTCTGTCATCTCCATCCTCTACTATCTTGGCTTCATGCCCTGGCTCATCAGCaag ATTGGATTCATAATGCAGGTTTTCATGGGAACACCCCCAGCAGAGTCAATGGATGCAGTTGGAAACATTTTCCTTGCAAAT ACTGATGCGGCTCTCCTGATTTGTCCCTACATTAAAGAGCTAACTGTCTCAGACATGCACGTTGTGATGGCGGGAGGCTTTGCCAACATTTCTGGCACGATTTTGGGAGCGTTTATTTCACTTGGGTTGAGGATAACTTG GTAGATGCACATGCTTACAGCAACATTAATGTCCGCTCCAGCCTCCCTGGCCATTGCCAAGATTTTATGGCCTGAAAAGGAGATTTCAAAATCCAATCATGAACTTAAACTGATCAAAGG AGAGAATAAATACATGGTGGAAGCAGCGTCCCAAGGTGCATCTTGTGCTGTAGGTGTGGTAGCAAACATCATATCCAATATTATCGCCTTTCCTGGCTGGGTGGGATGTTTGACTGTCCACAGCTCAGCTTCTCG CTCATCCGCTCCTAAGTCTTCATGCCTCTGGCCTTCATGA